Proteins co-encoded in one Thermococcus sp. genomic window:
- a CDS encoding Xaa-Pro peptidase family protein, whose protein sequence is MRLQKLVSLIKEKDFDGALISPGTNLYYLTGLTVHEAGERLTVLVVSADGEYRLLLPSLYKNVVRNFPVTFWRDGENPYDKLAWILAELHLSDGRLLIEDTMRADWLMNVMRLGPFEFHPLSSLVRELRMRKDKHEIEMMGHAAKAADRVFDEILSWNLVGMRERELALKIELAIRELSDGISFPPIVASGENAANPHHEPGNRRLRKGDMVILDYGAKWKGYCSDITRTIALGRPDERLVEIYEVVKEAQERAYKAVREGVLTREVDRAARETIEKAGYGEYFTHRTGHGLGLDVHEEPYIGPDGNLILENGMTFTVEPGIYVPGLGGVRIEDDVVVHDGKGKRLTRAERELIRL, encoded by the coding sequence ATGCGCCTTCAAAAACTCGTATCCCTCATAAAAGAGAAGGACTTTGACGGAGCCCTGATAAGCCCGGGGACGAACCTCTACTACCTCACCGGGCTGACGGTTCACGAGGCCGGTGAGAGGCTCACCGTTCTGGTTGTGAGCGCCGACGGCGAATACCGGCTCCTGCTCCCTAGCCTCTACAAGAACGTCGTGAGAAACTTCCCAGTTACCTTCTGGCGGGACGGGGAGAACCCCTACGACAAGCTCGCGTGGATACTGGCCGAACTCCACCTCTCAGACGGCAGGCTCCTGATAGAGGACACCATGCGCGCCGACTGGCTGATGAACGTCATGAGGCTCGGTCCCTTCGAGTTCCACCCCCTAAGCTCGCTCGTTAGGGAACTCCGCATGAGGAAAGACAAGCATGAGATAGAGATGATGGGGCACGCCGCCAAGGCCGCAGACAGGGTCTTTGACGAGATCCTTAGCTGGAACCTGGTCGGTATGCGCGAGCGGGAGCTGGCCTTGAAGATAGAGCTGGCCATCAGGGAGCTCAGCGACGGAATCTCGTTCCCGCCGATAGTGGCGAGCGGTGAAAACGCCGCCAATCCCCACCACGAACCGGGAAACAGGAGGCTCAGGAAGGGGGACATGGTGATACTCGACTACGGGGCCAAGTGGAAGGGCTACTGCTCGGACATAACGCGGACGATAGCCCTCGGCAGACCAGATGAGAGGCTGGTTGAGATCTACGAGGTCGTTAAGGAGGCGCAGGAGAGGGCATACAAGGCTGTCCGTGAAGGCGTCCTCACGAGGGAAGTTGACAGGGCCGCGAGGGAAACCATAGAAAAGGCCGGTTACGGCGAGTACTTCACCCACAGGACAGGGCACGGCCTTGGCCTGGACGTCCATGAGGAGCCATACATCGGCCCGGATGGGAACTTGATCCTCGAAAACGGCATGACCTTCACAGTGGAGCCCGGCATTTACGTTCCCGGCCTCGGAGGGGTTCGCATAGAGGACGACGTCGTCGTTCATGACGGGAAGGGGAAGAGGCTGACAAGGGCGGAGAGAGAGCTTATCAGGCTTTGA
- a CDS encoding PIN domain-containing protein gives MIYADTDFFLALMKPGDWLKENAEKILKKYSGQITTSETTFLELLIVARKYDLDPIRLTSAVMALTGREDDVYLRAAYYMKEHDLNPFDAFHAAKCGGVIISSDRVYERIGIKRIRLENPEE, from the coding sequence ATGATATACGCAGACACCGATTTCTTCCTCGCACTAATGAAGCCAGGCGACTGGCTCAAGGAGAACGCAGAGAAAATCCTCAAAAAATACAGCGGCCAGATAACAACCTCGGAAACTACGTTTCTCGAACTGCTAATTGTGGCAAGAAAGTACGACCTTGACCCGATAAGGTTAACCTCAGCCGTTATGGCCCTGACAGGAAGAGAGGACGACGTTTACCTGAGGGCGGCCTACTACATGAAGGAGCATGACCTCAACCCCTTCGACGCCTTTCATGCGGCAAAATGCGGGGGAGTTATAATAAGCTCGGACAGGGTCTATGAGAGAATCGGGATCAAGCGGATAAGGCTTGAAAATCCTGAAGAATAA
- a CDS encoding RNA-binding protein, with protein MANLRAHHVRITTFIHATEDEDKVLEAIATFIPEEIDDDDVIFDIDETTGFFGNPIKVVNVEIKRSRAVRKFIDYFKELLSEEDRGYLLENLDEKVDEEGTLYVRFNKQKAYLGEPEIDEGGDTIQVRIKVKAFPMKKEAVVKAVREWLEE; from the coding sequence ATGGCAAACCTAAGGGCCCATCACGTCAGGATTACCACCTTCATCCACGCCACAGAGGATGAGGACAAGGTTCTTGAGGCGATTGCCACATTCATTCCGGAAGAGATCGATGACGACGATGTGATTTTCGACATCGACGAGACCACCGGCTTCTTTGGAAACCCCATCAAGGTCGTCAACGTCGAGATAAAGAGGAGCAGGGCCGTTAGGAAGTTCATTGACTACTTCAAGGAACTGCTGAGCGAGGAGGACAGGGGGTACCTCTTGGAGAATCTCGACGAGAAGGTCGACGAGGAGGGAACCCTCTACGTCCGCTTCAACAAGCAGAAGGCTTATCTAGGCGAGCCGGAGATAGACGAAGGCGGGGACACCATTCAGGTCAGGATAAAGGTCAAGGCCTTCCCGATGAAGAAGGAGGCCGTCGTCAAAGCCGTGAGGGAGTGGCTGGAGGAATGA
- a CDS encoding DUF257 family protein: MAVGKLGEVFQFLDSVGFGETVLVEYTSPNYTLDFMVLLLKRYSDDRGYSFVVDDHLDTLHMLDEHLKFFGVKGVFDDAIVLKTGGVMNVGKVVDRVAVESEAAMYLRRYEEASARVFSGLNEAINVVLGLEKLFAFVENYRNFYEIISSIDRFLGNKKRKAFYFMDKNVCQRLPFNPLPEIEKIASTFLDVRLDGNRLVGRINKSPDIRMMGWEIEVSVEEIL; this comes from the coding sequence ATGGCCGTGGGTAAACTCGGCGAGGTGTTTCAGTTCCTGGATTCGGTGGGATTCGGGGAGACTGTACTCGTGGAGTACACCTCACCGAATTACACCCTCGACTTCATGGTGCTCCTTTTGAAGCGTTATTCCGATGACAGGGGCTACTCCTTCGTGGTCGACGACCATCTGGATACACTCCACATGCTCGACGAGCATCTCAAGTTCTTCGGCGTTAAGGGGGTGTTCGACGATGCCATCGTCCTTAAAACTGGGGGGGTCATGAACGTTGGCAAGGTGGTGGATAGGGTGGCGGTTGAGAGCGAGGCGGCGATGTACCTGCGCCGGTACGAAGAGGCGAGTGCCAGGGTGTTCTCCGGTCTCAACGAGGCTATAAACGTTGTCCTTGGCCTGGAAAAGCTCTTTGCCTTCGTGGAGAACTACCGCAACTTCTATGAAATTATATCGAGCATAGACCGGTTCCTGGGGAACAAGAAACGGAAGGCGTTTTACTTTATGGACAAGAACGTCTGTCAGAGGCTTCCCTTCAACCCCCTCCCAGAGATCGAGAAGATCGCCAGCACGTTTTTGGACGTCAGGCTCGATGGCAACAGGCTGGTGGGCAGGATAAACAAGTCCCCCGACATCAGGATGATGGGTTGGGAGATAGAGGTCTCGGTCGAGGAAATTCTCTGA
- a CDS encoding class I SAM-dependent methyltransferase, translated as MLFDEETFKREILSRIPPRDESPLPPNWLHTEMLERFRVLQFAPIREGMNILEIGCGAHALATVPLAYLVGKTGRVVAVDKSRWRFFEEITTATGMKHRIIPLKLDARELPFPFKAFDLAVLVHGVRSLKNEEIMLKVISEMLRVSERIFIAESLPIANNERQRAHLELYNLREEIFEALFGEKDDLHYPTLEKLRELVETTGGKVIESGTFKPSLPHYLAYIPREYVEGIKDEKKRVDLLRRWDAAYEKWKSGAEHPPVGWVLAEKE; from the coding sequence ATGCTTTTTGACGAAGAAACGTTCAAAAGAGAAATCCTCTCCAGAATCCCGCCCCGGGACGAGTCCCCACTACCGCCCAATTGGCTCCACACCGAAATGCTCGAACGCTTCCGCGTCCTGCAGTTCGCGCCGATAAGAGAGGGAATGAACATCCTCGAAATCGGGTGTGGCGCACACGCCCTAGCAACGGTTCCCCTTGCCTACCTCGTCGGCAAAACCGGCCGCGTTGTGGCAGTTGATAAATCAAGGTGGCGCTTCTTCGAGGAGATAACCACCGCAACGGGCATGAAACACAGGATAATCCCCCTAAAGCTCGACGCGAGAGAACTGCCCTTTCCGTTTAAGGCCTTCGATTTAGCCGTCCTCGTGCACGGGGTAAGGAGCCTGAAGAACGAGGAGATTATGCTCAAAGTCATCTCAGAGATGCTCAGAGTCTCGGAGAGAATTTTCATAGCCGAGAGCCTGCCCATAGCCAACAACGAGAGGCAGAGGGCGCACCTCGAACTCTACAACCTGCGCGAAGAAATATTCGAGGCGCTCTTTGGCGAGAAGGACGACCTTCACTATCCAACGCTGGAGAAGCTCCGAGAACTTGTGGAAACGACCGGAGGGAAAGTAATCGAAAGCGGAACTTTCAAGCCAAGCCTGCCTCACTATCTCGCATACATCCCGCGGGAATACGTGGAGGGGATAAAAGACGAAAAAAAGCGCGTTGATCTCCTAAGAAGATGGGACGCGGCGTACGAAAAGTGGAAGAGTGGAGCCGAGCATCCGCCGGTGGGGTGGGTTCTGGCGGAAAAAGAGTGA
- a CDS encoding RNase J family beta-CASP ribonuclease: protein MIKIHTVSGYEEVGKNMTAVEYNGEVVIIDMGIRLDRVLIHEDVNIQQFPTKELQKLGAIPDDSSIRNKKVVAITFTHGHLDHIGAVAKLAPHYPDVPIYGTPYTIKLAKGEVKSEQYFEVKNPMYETEYGEIVQVSENLAIEFVRITHSIPQSSMVVVHTPEGAVVHTGDFKFDNNNPLGERPDYKRLKELGKEGVKVLIPESTRVAEPTKTPSEAVAQMLLEDFFLYEGMEADGLIATTFASHIARLQELIWIANKMGRQAVLVGRSLAKYTGIAKQLGLIKMKGAKAVRSPNAVRKVLKEVSGARENYLLIVTGHQGEPGAVLTRMANSELYDIGKRDTVVFSAGTIPNPLNRAQRYVLETKLKMKGVRMIKDLHVSGHASREDHRYLLRLLNPENIVPAHGDFRMLTHYAELAEEEGYLIGRDVFVSRNGYLVEIR, encoded by the coding sequence ATGATAAAAATCCATACAGTTAGCGGTTACGAGGAAGTAGGCAAAAACATGACCGCCGTTGAGTACAACGGGGAAGTCGTTATAATCGACATGGGGATTAGGCTTGACCGTGTTCTCATCCATGAGGACGTCAACATTCAGCAGTTTCCCACGAAAGAACTGCAAAAGCTTGGTGCAATTCCTGACGATTCTTCAATTAGAAACAAGAAAGTTGTCGCCATAACCTTCACCCACGGTCACCTCGACCACATAGGGGCGGTTGCCAAGCTCGCCCCCCACTACCCGGACGTCCCGATATACGGCACGCCCTACACGATAAAGCTCGCGAAGGGCGAGGTCAAGAGCGAGCAGTACTTTGAGGTCAAGAACCCGATGTACGAGACCGAGTACGGCGAGATAGTCCAGGTTAGTGAGAACCTGGCGATAGAGTTCGTGAGAATAACCCACTCCATTCCGCAGTCATCCATGGTCGTCGTCCACACGCCCGAGGGGGCGGTGGTTCACACCGGCGACTTCAAGTTCGACAACAACAACCCGCTCGGTGAGAGGCCCGACTACAAGCGCCTGAAGGAGCTGGGTAAGGAGGGTGTCAAGGTACTCATTCCCGAGTCAACCCGCGTTGCTGAACCTACCAAGACGCCCAGCGAGGCCGTTGCCCAGATGCTCCTTGAGGACTTCTTCCTCTACGAGGGCATGGAGGCCGATGGACTGATAGCCACCACCTTCGCCAGTCACATCGCCCGCCTTCAGGAGCTCATCTGGATTGCCAACAAGATGGGCAGACAGGCCGTTCTGGTCGGCCGCTCCCTGGCCAAGTACACCGGCATAGCCAAGCAGCTCGGCCTCATCAAGATGAAGGGTGCGAAGGCCGTGAGAAGCCCCAACGCCGTCAGGAAGGTTCTCAAGGAGGTCTCCGGGGCGAGGGAGAACTACCTGCTGATAGTCACGGGGCACCAGGGGGAGCCCGGCGCGGTGCTCACGAGGATGGCCAACAGTGAGCTCTATGACATCGGCAAGCGCGACACCGTCGTCTTCTCCGCAGGAACGATACCCAACCCGCTCAACAGGGCCCAGCGCTATGTCCTTGAGACGAAGCTCAAGATGAAGGGGGTCAGGATGATAAAGGACCTCCACGTCAGCGGTCACGCCAGCAGGGAAGACCACCGCTACCTTCTCAGGCTGCTCAATCCTGAGAACATAGTTCCCGCACACGGCGACTTCAGGATGCTGACCCACTACGCCGAGCTCGCCGAGGAGGAGGGCTATCTCATCGGCAGGGACGTCTTTGTGTCGAGGAACGGGTACCTAGTTGAGATAAGGTAG
- a CDS encoding polyprenyl synthetase family protein gives MGKYDKLFARVKEMAKDVDKAIFELIPEKEPGKLYDAARHYPLAGGKRVRPFVVLRAAEAVGGDPEKALYPAAAVEFIHNYSLVHDDIMDMDELRRGRPTVHKLWGVNMAILAGDLLFSKAFEAVAKAEVSPEKKARILDVLVRTSNMLCEGQALDIEFETREEVTVEEYLRMISGKTGALFEGSAEIGAIVGTDNEEYIRALAKWGMNVGIAFQIWDDVLDLIADEEKLGKPVGSDIRKGKKTLIVSHFFDHASEEDKAEFLRVFGKYAGDAKGDALIHDERVKEEVARAIELLRKYGSIDYAAQYAKNLVKEANEALKILPESEARKDLELLAEFLVEREF, from the coding sequence ATGGGGAAGTACGATAAACTGTTCGCAAGGGTCAAGGAGATGGCAAAGGACGTTGATAAGGCAATATTTGAGCTCATCCCTGAGAAGGAGCCGGGTAAGCTCTATGATGCGGCCAGACATTATCCCCTCGCGGGTGGAAAGCGCGTTAGGCCCTTCGTGGTTCTTCGAGCCGCCGAGGCCGTCGGCGGTGACCCAGAGAAAGCGCTCTATCCAGCGGCCGCGGTTGAGTTCATCCACAACTACTCCCTAGTCCACGATGACATAATGGACATGGATGAGCTGAGGCGCGGAAGGCCGACCGTCCACAAGCTCTGGGGAGTGAACATGGCGATCCTCGCCGGCGACCTGCTCTTCAGCAAGGCCTTCGAGGCGGTGGCCAAAGCTGAAGTCAGTCCGGAAAAGAAGGCGAGGATCCTCGACGTCCTCGTCAGAACGTCCAACATGCTCTGCGAAGGGCAGGCGCTCGACATAGAGTTCGAGACCAGGGAGGAGGTTACCGTCGAGGAGTACCTCAGGATGATCAGCGGCAAGACAGGGGCGCTCTTCGAGGGTTCGGCTGAGATAGGCGCGATAGTCGGGACCGATAACGAGGAGTACATCAGGGCCCTCGCCAAGTGGGGAATGAACGTGGGCATAGCCTTCCAGATATGGGACGATGTGCTTGACCTCATCGCCGACGAGGAGAAGCTTGGAAAGCCCGTCGGCAGCGACATAAGGAAGGGCAAGAAGACCCTCATAGTGAGCCACTTTTTCGACCACGCGAGCGAGGAGGACAAGGCCGAGTTCCTCAGGGTCTTTGGAAAATACGCAGGCGACGCAAAGGGAGACGCCCTGATACACGACGAGAGGGTCAAGGAGGAAGTTGCCAGGGCCATCGAGCTCCTCAGGAAGTATGGCAGCATAGACTATGCGGCACAGTACGCGAAGAACCTCGTCAAGGAAGCAAACGAGGCCCTTAAGATCCTCCCTGAGAGTGAGGCGAGAAAGGACTTGGAGCTTCTCGCCGAGTTCCTCGTCGAGAGGGAGTTCTAA
- a CDS encoding DUF4855 domain-containing protein, translating to MATYGLWYFKAQNGSYETFPSAGTPSQLEDRGFTYAIALHSSKKDENGNLVHGNIPFSGYSYDDGYQDGASLGRWVDSILRGIDYRVVIPVLIDKSKTRGIRGIQYWKGWVDGVYNNTSGYQVGFYWYLEYPWQFSDGIVYEDSNHIWNKGQQFIWIPYFHYSYPNHVSDITKTDIGLLAKYFTYVFIQPNYYQGTTKTLQDFNVVYNQIEELKEESNLSNIFMEMECDGRVRSPDSETALEYRERACAYVKYTEGYPHRAYYYDANIQNIQEMEEYCNDKGKKYVF from the coding sequence ATGGCAACATATGGATTGTGGTATTTTAAAGCACAAAATGGAAGTTATGAGACATTCCCCTCTGCAGGAACACCATCCCAGTTGGAAGATCGAGGCTTCACTTATGCAATAGCATTACACTCTTCTAAAAAAGATGAAAATGGGAACTTAGTTCATGGGAATATCCCGTTTAGTGGGTATTCTTACGATGATGGATATCAAGATGGTGCATCTCTTGGAAGATGGGTAGATTCAATATTGAGGGGAATTGATTACCGGGTTGTGATTCCAGTTCTTATTGACAAGAGTAAAACCCGAGGAATTAGGGGGATTCAATATTGGAAAGGATGGGTTGATGGAGTATACAATAACACGAGCGGCTACCAAGTAGGTTTTTATTGGTATCTCGAATACCCCTGGCAGTTTAGTGATGGGATTGTTTATGAAGACTCGAATCATATTTGGAACAAGGGGCAGCAATTCATTTGGATCCCGTATTTCCATTATTCATATCCAAATCATGTTAGTGATATTACAAAAACTGATATTGGACTTCTGGCGAAATACTTTACGTACGTGTTTATCCAGCCTAATTACTATCAGGGAACAACTAAGACACTGCAGGATTTCAACGTTGTGTATAATCAGATTGAGGAACTTAAGGAGGAGAGCAATCTAAGCAACATCTTCATGGAAATGGAATGTGATGGTAGAGTTAGATCACCCGATTCAGAAACTGCTTTGGAGTATAGAGAAAGAGCATGTGCCTATGTGAAATATACCGAGGGTTATCCGCACAGGGCTTACTATTACGATGCCAATATCCAGAATATCCAAGAGATGGAGGAATACTGCAATGACAAAGGCAAGAAGTATGTATTTTAG
- the leuS gene encoding leucine--tRNA ligase encodes MAELNFKAIEEKWQRRWMEERVFEPDRRAKPKDRKFYITVAFPYLSGHLHVGHARTYTIPDVIARFKRMQGYNVLFPMAWHITGAPIVGIAERIKHRDPKTIHIYRDVYKVPEEVLWKFEDPKEIVKYFMKAAKETFIRAGFSVDWTREFHTTSLFPPFSKFIEWQFWTLKDRGLVVKGAHRVRWDPVVGTPLGDHDIMEGEDVQILDYIIIKFILEENGEEIYLPAATLRPETVYGVTNMWLNPEATYVKAKVRRGDREETWIISKEAAYKLSFQDRDIKVLEEFKGERLIGRYVKNPVTGDEVIILPAEFVDPDNATGVVMSVPAHAPFDHVALEDLKKETEILLRYDIDPRVVEEISYISLIKLEGYGDFPAVEEAERLGVKSQKDVEKLEEATKNIYKAEYHKGIFKIEPYAGKSVQEAKDLIAKELQEKGIAEIMYEFAEKPVISRFGNQAVIKIIHDQWFIDYGNPEWKEKAREALANMTIYPESRRAQFEAVIDWLDKKACARKVGLGTPLPWDPDWVIESLSDSTIYMAYYTISRHMNRLREEGKLDPEKLDRDFFDYLFLEEFSEEREKELEEKTGIPAETIREMKEEFEYWYPLDWRCSAKDLIPNHLTFFIFNHTAIFRKEHWPRGIAVNGFGTLEGTKMSKSKGNVLNFIDAIEENGADVVRLYIMGLAEHDSDFDWRRKEVGKLRRQVERFYELVSEFATYEAKEGVELKDIDRWMLHRLNKAIEGATKALEEFRTRTAVQWAFYTVLNDLRWYMRRTEGRDDEAKRFVLRKLAEVWVRLMAPFTPHISEELWEKLGGEGFVSLAKWPEPVDEWWNETIELEEEYVKNLIEDIKEIIRVAKLEDAKRAYLYTAPEWKWRVVEVVAEKRDFKSAMAELMKDPEMRKHGKEVSRLIQRLIKERAFDVKRINEEKALREAKDFMEKELGLEIIINPEEDRGGKKKAAMPLKPAVFVE; translated from the coding sequence ATGGCTGAGCTCAACTTCAAGGCCATTGAGGAGAAGTGGCAGAGGCGCTGGATGGAGGAGAGGGTTTTCGAGCCCGACAGAAGGGCGAAGCCCAAGGACAGGAAGTTCTACATAACCGTCGCGTTCCCGTACCTCTCGGGTCATCTCCATGTCGGCCACGCGAGGACCTACACGATTCCCGACGTCATAGCGCGCTTCAAGCGCATGCAGGGCTACAACGTCCTCTTCCCGATGGCTTGGCACATCACCGGCGCGCCGATAGTCGGAATCGCCGAGAGGATAAAGCACCGTGACCCGAAGACGATACACATCTACCGCGATGTCTACAAGGTTCCCGAGGAGGTACTCTGGAAGTTCGAAGACCCGAAGGAGATAGTCAAGTACTTCATGAAGGCCGCGAAGGAGACCTTCATCAGGGCAGGCTTCTCCGTCGACTGGACGAGGGAGTTCCACACAACGAGCCTCTTCCCGCCCTTCAGCAAGTTCATAGAGTGGCAGTTCTGGACGCTCAAGGACAGGGGGCTGGTGGTCAAGGGGGCGCACAGGGTCAGGTGGGACCCGGTAGTCGGTACGCCGCTGGGAGACCACGACATAATGGAGGGAGAAGACGTCCAGATCCTGGACTACATTATAATCAAGTTCATCCTGGAGGAGAACGGTGAGGAAATTTACCTTCCAGCGGCAACGCTCAGACCCGAGACTGTATACGGCGTCACCAACATGTGGCTGAACCCAGAGGCGACCTACGTCAAGGCAAAGGTCAGGCGCGGCGATAGGGAAGAGACCTGGATAATCAGCAAGGAGGCCGCCTACAAGCTCTCCTTCCAGGACAGGGATATTAAGGTTCTGGAGGAGTTTAAAGGAGAGAGGCTCATCGGAAGGTACGTGAAGAACCCGGTAACGGGAGATGAGGTCATAATCCTCCCGGCGGAGTTCGTAGACCCGGACAACGCGACCGGAGTGGTTATGAGCGTTCCTGCTCACGCGCCCTTTGACCACGTTGCCCTTGAAGACCTCAAGAAGGAGACCGAGATCCTGCTCAGATACGACATCGACCCGCGTGTGGTCGAAGAAATAAGCTACATCTCGCTGATCAAGCTGGAGGGCTATGGCGACTTTCCGGCGGTCGAGGAGGCCGAGAGGCTCGGCGTGAAGAGCCAGAAGGACGTTGAGAAGCTCGAAGAAGCGACCAAGAACATCTACAAGGCGGAGTATCACAAGGGGATCTTCAAGATTGAGCCCTACGCCGGCAAGTCCGTTCAGGAAGCCAAGGATCTGATAGCCAAGGAGCTCCAGGAGAAGGGCATAGCGGAGATAATGTACGAGTTCGCCGAAAAGCCCGTCATATCTAGGTTCGGCAACCAGGCGGTCATCAAGATAATCCACGACCAGTGGTTCATCGACTACGGCAACCCAGAATGGAAGGAGAAGGCGAGAGAGGCTTTGGCAAACATGACCATCTACCCGGAGAGCAGACGCGCCCAGTTTGAGGCGGTAATAGACTGGCTCGACAAGAAGGCCTGCGCGAGGAAGGTTGGCCTTGGAACGCCGCTCCCGTGGGACCCCGACTGGGTCATCGAGAGCCTGAGCGACTCAACCATCTACATGGCCTACTACACCATAAGCAGGCACATGAACAGGCTGAGGGAAGAGGGCAAACTCGACCCGGAGAAGCTCGACAGGGACTTCTTCGACTACCTGTTCCTGGAGGAGTTCAGCGAGGAGCGCGAGAAGGAGCTTGAGGAGAAGACCGGAATCCCGGCCGAGACGATTCGCGAGATGAAGGAGGAGTTCGAGTACTGGTACCCGCTCGACTGGCGCTGCTCGGCGAAGGACCTCATCCCGAACCACCTGACGTTCTTCATCTTCAACCACACCGCGATATTCAGGAAGGAGCACTGGCCGAGGGGCATCGCTGTCAACGGCTTCGGAACGCTGGAAGGCACCAAGATGAGCAAGAGCAAGGGCAACGTGCTGAACTTTATAGACGCAATCGAGGAGAACGGTGCCGACGTTGTCAGGCTCTACATAATGGGCCTGGCCGAGCACGACAGCGACTTCGACTGGCGCAGGAAGGAGGTCGGCAAGCTCCGCAGGCAGGTCGAGAGGTTCTACGAGCTGGTGAGCGAGTTCGCCACCTACGAGGCCAAGGAGGGCGTTGAACTAAAGGACATCGACCGCTGGATGCTCCACCGTCTGAACAAGGCCATCGAGGGAGCGACCAAAGCCCTTGAGGAGTTCAGGACGAGGACTGCTGTCCAGTGGGCATTCTACACCGTCCTTAACGATCTGCGCTGGTACATGCGCAGAACAGAGGGCAGGGACGACGAGGCAAAGCGCTTTGTTTTGAGAAAGCTCGCCGAGGTCTGGGTCAGGCTGATGGCGCCGTTTACACCGCACATCAGCGAGGAGCTGTGGGAGAAGCTCGGCGGAGAGGGCTTCGTCAGCCTGGCGAAGTGGCCGGAGCCAGTTGACGAGTGGTGGAACGAGACCATCGAACTGGAGGAAGAGTACGTCAAGAACCTCATCGAGGACATCAAGGAGATAATAAGGGTAGCTAAGCTCGAAGACGCGAAAAGGGCCTACCTCTACACTGCCCCTGAGTGGAAGTGGCGCGTCGTTGAGGTCGTCGCCGAGAAGAGGGACTTCAAGAGCGCGATGGCCGAACTGATGAAGGATCCCGAGATGAGGAAGCACGGCAAGGAGGTAAGCAGGCTGATACAGCGCCTCATCAAGGAGCGCGCCTTCGACGTGAAGAGGATAAACGAGGAGAAGGCCCTCAGGGAGGCGAAGGACTTCATGGAGAAGGAGCTTGGCCTTGAGATAATCATTAACCCCGAGGAGGACAGGGGAGGAAAGAAGAAGGCCGCGATGCCGCTGAAGCCGGCGGTATTTGTGGAGTGA
- a CDS encoding AbrB/MazE/SpoVT family DNA-binding domain-containing protein, producing the protein MLTRVDSKGRLYLPKAMREGLPDEVYLVKLDEGILIVPKPQEPLRELEELGKKLPDKTLHELKKEILREATKEVLEESE; encoded by the coding sequence ATGCTGACCAGAGTTGACTCAAAGGGGCGCCTCTATCTCCCCAAAGCTATGAGGGAAGGCCTTCCAGATGAGGTTTATCTCGTTAAGCTCGATGAAGGAATACTGATCGTGCCGAAGCCCCAAGAACCCCTCAGAGAACTCGAAGAACTAGGAAAGAAACTCCCGGACAAGACCCTCCACGAACTCAAGAAGGAAATACTGAGGGAAGCCACAAAAGAGGTACTGGAGGAATCTGAATGA
- a CDS encoding 50S ribosomal protein L15e, whose amino-acid sequence MGMYKYIREAWKSPKKSYVGELLKIRMIKWRREPVVVRIERPTRLDRARSLGYQAKQGYVMVRVRVRKGGRKRPRWKGGRKPSKMGQVKYSPKKSLQWIAEEKAARKFPNLEVLNSYWVGEDGMYRWFEVIMVDPHHPVIKADPKINWIAGKAHKGRVFRGLTSAGRKSRGLRNKGKGAEKVRPSIRANRGRGK is encoded by the coding sequence ATGGGAATGTACAAGTACATTAGGGAAGCCTGGAAGAGCCCCAAGAAGAGCTACGTCGGGGAGCTTCTCAAGATTAGAATGATAAAGTGGCGCCGTGAGCCCGTCGTCGTTAGGATCGAGAGGCCGACCAGGCTAGACAGGGCCAGGAGCCTCGGCTACCAGGCCAAGCAGGGCTACGTCATGGTTAGGGTCAGAGTCAGGAAGGGCGGAAGGAAGAGGCCCAGGTGGAAGGGCGGAAGGAAGCCGAGCAAGATGGGTCAGGTCAAGTACAGCCCGAAGAAGAGCCTCCAGTGGATCGCCGAGGAGAAGGCTGCCAGAAAGTTCCCGAACCTTGAGGTTCTCAACAGCTACTGGGTCGGCGAGGATGGAATGTACAGGTGGTTTGAGGTCATAATGGTCGACCCGCACCACCCGGTCATCAAGGCTGACCCCAAGATCAACTGGATAGCCGGCAAGGCCCACAAGGGCAGGGTCTTCCGCGGACTCACCAGCGCCGGCAGGAAGAGCAGGGGACTCAGGAACAAGGGTAAGGGCGCCGAGAAGGTCAGGCCCAGTATAAGGGCCAACAGGGGCAGGGGCAAGTGA